In Spirosoma pollinicola, the genomic window TTATGATGAAATCAATTTTAATCGGACTTGTTAAGGTGTATCAGGCCATTGTGTCACCTTACTTTCCAAATGCCTGCCGTTATACGCCAACCTGTTCGCAATATACAGTCGACGCTATTCGAAAACATGGTGCCCTCAAGGGTGGCTGGTTGGGCTTAAAACGTATTGGCCGATGCCATCCCTGGGGCGGGCACGGCTATGATCCTGTTCCGTAGCGACGCTGTGACATTTTGGCCTATCCATAAAACTCGCCTGATTTTTGACTGATAAAAATAGCCCGAACAGCTTATGCTCCTTTGGGTTCAAAATCGATGTTTACGACTCCTTACACATATGCTTGGAATTACTGCCGATAATAAACTGAAACGCCTGATTGTTGTGGGCGACCGGGTGTTAATTAAACCCAAAGACGCATCAGACCGTACGAATAGTGGCTTGTATTTACCCCCAACGGTTCAGGAAAAAGAACAAGTTCAATCGGGTTACGTTATTAAAGTGGGACCGGGTTACCCTATCCCCTCGCCATCGGAAGATGAGCCCTGGAAAGAAACCACCGAGAACGTAAAGTATATGCCGCTTCAGGCGCAGGAAGGCGACATTGCCCTGTACTTACAACGAAGCGCCATTGAATTACAATACGAAGGTGAACAGTATGTCATTGTGCAGCAAGCATCAATTCTGATGCTGGAACGTGAGGAAGATTTATGAGTAAGGCGGCTGGAAAGCTGCCAGCTTGAAAGACAAATTTGAGGCTGGAAAGCCGCAAAAGGACAAACACTATGCGATACTATTGGTTGATACCCTTGACAATCCTGCTAATGGGATTTGCCCTTACTATGGAAAGTGTAGCGAATCAGCAAAAATCGCTCAAAGCGATATTAACCGAAAAGAAAGACCATCGGCGCGTGCTCTTACTATACACCCGCGACGATGCCCAGCATTATAGCATTCAACAGCAGGAAGCGTTGAACGAAGAAAAAGCGGGACTCGACGAGCGTGATCTGGATGTAATCGTTCTCCTATCCTCGCTGTTGATGGAGCCGGATCGTCAGTTTTTGATGCACGACTTCAAACTCAATCCTTCCGACGAATTTTCGGCCTGGCTAATCGGAAAAGATGGTGGTGTCAAGCAAACATACAAAAAGCCAATCGACGTAAAAGACCTGTTCAGAATCATTGACAGCATGCCGATGCGGAGACAGGAGAAAAGTAAACCTTGACCGGGATTTTATCAAGATTTAAAAGATTAAACACGATTATTGCACAATTACAATCTGCGTAAAACAATTCAAAGATTAGAGGATTAAACTAGATTATTTGGCATCAACAATACCCTATCCTAATAGCTCGAAGAGCTATAGTCGATAATCTTGTTTAATCCTTTAAATCTTGAAAAAATCCCGGTTAGTGCTCTTCAAACTTAGCCGCTTCTGTTATGCCTTTCCAGGTGTCGGTGCGGAAGGGAACCGCCGGGAAGTTTTCCTTATTATATAAATTCACGTCGCCATTATCGTCGGCCCAGCCATAGCGAACAGCTACGGGTATTGTTACAGAATCGGCTTGAACAACAATACTGTTGCCCTGAATAGCAGCCTTCGCGTAATAGAATTTCTTGTCGGCTCCGGCTATTTCAAAGCCTTTCAGATACCCGTATTTGTCCTTCACCAGTAGGCCGCTCCCTCCGTTGCGGAACGTCAACACTGCCTTGTTACCCTCAACGGTCATTTTATCCAGCATTGGCCCGCGAGACACGTCACTACCCTCCTCACCAGGTTGATGATAGGCAACGCGCATGGCTTCGGCGGCTAAGCGATTACCAACGTCCAGCTTATTTTTTGGGTGAATATCCGTTCGCTCCCCAATATCTGACGTGACAGCCATGCCCGTGTTTGGCAACTGGAGCGTCATGGTTTGTGCTTCCCGCAGTTCAGCCCAGCCACTACCATGCCTGCTGTCGCCGTTAGATGCGTTGAAACTGGCTAGCTGAACAAACAGGAATGGAAAATCGTATCCCCAATGTTGACGCCAGTCCTGAATCATGAGCGGAAAGGTTTTCCGGTACTGATAGGCCCGGCCCGCGTTCGATTCCCCCTGATACCAGATGGCCCCTTCAATCGCGTAAGGTATCAGTGGATTCAGCATGGCGTTGAATAACTGGGTCGCATAGGTATTAGGCCCTGGCTTATAAGACGATTCAAAAACACTGGCAACCCGGTATTTCCATTTTCCGGCCAGTGGAATACTAAGTCCGTCGCCCGCGAGCTTGAATTGTTCCGGGCGTCCCATTATTCCACCGCTACCACCATTGTCTGCAACGCGTATGGCAATCACATTACGACCCGGCTTCAGCAATCCATCGGGCACAGCATAGGCACGAGGCCGCCCGCCTTTTATACTTCCCACCATCTGCCCATTTATAAAAGTCGAATCACTATCAGCAATGGACTCAATGTTTAGTGTCATTTTCTGTAGGTTGCTACCTTCGGGAATCATGATCTCCTGCCGAAACCAGACAACGCCATCTAAGGTTGGCAACCCACTCCATTCCCAATCGCCGGGCATATTCATGGATTTCCAATTCGTATCATCCAAATTGGCTCCACCCCAGGCTTGCTCCTCGGCGGCTGTTGGCAAACCGCCCTGTTGTTCCTTCATCAGCGCCTGCGTACGGGCGGCCCCACTCTTAAGCACCTCCTCATCTGTAGCGGGTAGTTTAGCCGCAACCAGCTTGAGTTCGTCATTCTGGTTCATAGCCTCACGGCTGGTCCAGGTTTCGGAATGCGTGCCCCCCCACGAGGTGTTAATCAGGCCGATAGGTACGTTCAGTTCTTTCTGTAACTGCTTTGCGAAGAAATACCCAACAGCCGTAAACTGAGGGGCTGTTTCTGGGGTGCATACACTCCAACTTCCGTCAATGTTATCTTTGGGTGTAAGGCTCAGGTCTTTCTTTACCAAAAGTTGACGGATGTTGGGAAAGTTGGCCGTAGGAATTTCGGTTTTGGCGTTGGCAGCTGCGGAAAGTGGCCACTCCATATTCGATTGTCCGGAGCAGATCCATACTTCGCCCGCCAGAACGTCATCGAATGTAAGGGTGTTTTTCTTTCCCTGAACCAGCATCTGGTAAGGCCCGCCAGCTTCCATTGCGTCGAGTGTAATACGCCATTTGCCATCTTTTCCCGCCTTAACCGTCTTGATCTGTTTGTTCAGGGTCACAGTAACTTTCTCGCCCGCATCGGCCCAGCCCCACACAGGCACGGGTTTCCGGCGTTGCAAGACCATGTGTGAACCAAAAACGTTTGGCATACGAACATCAGCAAACGTGCTTTGAACAGCCATCAAACTAAAAAAGAGCAAGTGCCAGATTAAACGATTCATTAGTAGCTATAATTTTAGTTATTTGTCTATGCCAACCCGGCAGGGGCCGCTACTCTAAAAGATAAAATTCTAGGTTTATCCTTATCGATTAACAACTATTCATGGCAGCAAAAGCGGTTGAACGCATTTTACTTACAGGCGCTAGCGGAAATATTGGACAGGAAACCTTACGGTCGTTAGAACAATCTCCTGATAGAAAGCAATTTAGTATTGTTTCAGGACAGCGTGATCCAGAAAAATGGATTAACAACTCAGGAATACAACCAGATGAATCTGTTTACTTCGATTTTGAAAATCCATCCCGATTCGATGAAATTCTGAAAGGTATTAGCCGGGTTCTTCTTGTCCGGCCACCTCAACTGGCCGACGTAGATACGATTTTTAAACCATTTGTTGACGCGATGCAACGGGCTGGTATAAGGCAAGTTGTCTTTTTATCGCTTCAGGGCGCAGAGAACAACCCAGTCACACCTCACCACAAAATTGAGCAGTTGATTGTTGACGCGAATATACCGTTCACGTTTTTACGGCCGAGCTTTTTCATGCAGAATTTAAGCACAACCCACCGCGATGAGATACGGCTTCGAAACGAAATCTTTGTACCGGCAGGAAAGGGTCGAACCAGCTTTATTGATGCTCGGGATATTGGCGAGGTTGCTGCTCTGGCCCTAACAAGCCAAACAAGCGAGTTCATGTTTCGGAGTTATGAACTAACGGGCTCAGAAGCCCTTACATACGCTGAAATAGCGCAGATATTGACAGACATATTGGGTCGAAAAATCACATACCGAAACCCATCTATATTGAGGTTTGTCTGGCAGAAATGGAAAAAGGAGCACTTGCCTCTGGGGTTTGTCCTAGTTATGGTAGCACTCTACACCTTATCGAAACTAGGTAAAGCAGCTACCCTCACACACGAAACAGAGCAAGTGCTTGGACGTCTTCCGCGTACGTTCAAGCAATTTGTTGAAGACTACCAAACAGTCTGGATGCCGTGATATCAACGAATGTGTGGCGTTTTCCCCCGCACCTCAAGGGCGTTGTTCAAATGCCGGCGAATGGCATACGTATAACGTACAGTAAAGCCATAACTCATACCGCTGCCATCGCCAACCAGTTGCGCCCTCTCGACCGATGTCCGGCTCCCAACAGCAGCAACGTTGCCATTTGGCGAGTTAGGGTAATTGACCGCATACGTCACGTTTGTGGTCAGTGCATTGCCCAGGCCCCAGAATTTACGGACAGAAAAACCCAGATCTATTGAGTTACTCAGCTTTATATTGTATTCAGCACCCAGCTCAGCGAGGGTAGTAACACTGCCATTCACCTGTGTATCGCTGGTCAGGCGAAGCGTATCGGGGGTCTCCCGACGGCCACTATACCGATAGCCTAATAACGAGAATTGACCTGCCTGCTGTCCACTGTTTGGCACGAGCCACATGCCTCCGGTTAACCAGAATCCCGAACGCAACCAGGGTTTACTGGTGGACACAATAAGACGCTTTCCACGAAGACCGAACGCACTTGGCGATGTGCTGTACCGAAACACAAGGGGAGAGCTGGCATTCGTTACTGATACCTGCGTATGAATGGGCATTCGGGCGTATCCGCCTTCTATGGCCCATCGTTCGCGATACGACCAGCCAATTACGGCACCCCAACCTAACTTACCCACCAGGTCGGTCTTCAGCAATCCATCAATTGAATTATCGAGTTTGGCGCGGTCTGTTCTTACAAATCCATCCAGCGCCACATACCAGCGGCTTTTTATAGCAGGCCCACCATATTTTGTGAGCAAACGGTCGTATTGATGACTCCGCTCCGGCAACCGATAGTAGTCCGTAATACCCTGGCCACAGGCAGGTAGTACGGCGAGTCCGAGTAGTACGTACAGCAAGTAGCGTTTCATCATCGAGTATCGGTTAGAGCGTTTCACAAATAACGCGATAAACGTTTGTTTGTTAACTACTTATACTCATTTTAATTCGTGTACGGCCAATTTAGTTAACACCTGTACCAAATCATGTGTGAGAATGTCCACTATTAAGTAATAATACGCTACTTCACAGCCTATTATAAACAACAAAACCCAGCCACGAAGGCCAGGTTTTGTTGTTTGTAAATCCGTAAATTAGATAAAGGAGCTTACCCCTTTTCTCAGCCGTGTTTCATCACAGGCACCGAAATCGCCATATTGTCCCAGGCAATTGAAATGCTGCTGTTTGCGGGGGTGATCGTTAATTTTTCGAGAGGTGTTTTGTTCATCGAAACTGGCACTTTCACCATTGCAACGTCTGTACCTTTAATTTTTTCGTAGTCATAAGCACCCCACTGACCCAGTGTGCTGTTCAGAATAACGCTCCACTCTTTTTCGCCGGGAATAGTAAACAGCGTGTATGTACCCGCTTTCACCATCTTACCGCCAAACATAACGTCGCTCTTAAATGTCACTTCGGTTGCGTTGTTGGCACCTGTCCGCCATACTTTACCATATTTCTCGAGGCTGTTTGATGCATCGGCACCAAAAATAACCCGACCTTTCTTGGAAGGCTGGCCATAAACTACTTTAATGTTCTTGTCTGGGCTTTCGACAGTTACTTTAGGACTTGCGGGTGCTTTGTCCTGCGCTTGTACCAACGATACCGTTGCAAAAAGGAAAGCCAAAAGGGCAACTAAATTTTTCATGTGTCAATGATTGGTTTTAAGGTGATCTCTTTCTAAACGATACAAAGTAAACGATAGTTTTTGGAGAAGTATATAAAGATTGACAGAGCACTGATTTTATGATTCATATTGGATGGCCTTATTTTCATTGAAAAATCATAATGGTTCATAAAAAACATAAAAATCAGCGTTCTCTTATCAAGTTAAAGATTGGTATTTTTAACTTTACGATCGTATGTAAGCATACCTTTTCCTAATCGCATCAGCCCACATGGCAACAACTTATTTCAGCAAGCGTAATCTTCAGTTCCTTCTACACGAAGTCTTCAAAGCAGAAGAACTGACTAAATATGAGTACTTCAGTGCCCATGACCGCGAAACTTTCAATCTTGTGCTCGACTCGGCAACATACATAGCCGATACGATCATGCACCCCTATTTGAAAGATGTGGATAAGAACCAGCCTGAACTAAAAAATGGGCAGGTTACGGTTCATCCTAAAGTAAAGGAATACCTTAAAGCTATGGGCGAAGCTGGCCTGATTGGGGCTGGTTTCCCATTTGAACATGGCGGGCAGCAATTGCCCGAAATGATTAGCTCGTGCGTAGGTTTTATTCTAATGGCGGCTAATAATGGCATGATGTATACCGGCCTGACCTCCGGTGCCGCCCACCTGATCACCTCGTTCGGGTCGGCCCAACTGAGTGAATTTTACGTACCAAAACTGTTGGATGGAACCTGGCAGGGTACAATGGCCCTCACCGAACCGCAGGCCGGTTCGTCACTATCCGATGTAACAACCTCGGCAACGCCCCAGCCCGACGGTACCTACACGATTAAAGGCCAGAAAGTGTTTATTTCGGCGGGCGACCATGATGCGTGCGAGAATATTATTCACCTGATGCTGGCACGAATTGAGGGCGCTCCAATGGGCACAAAAGGCATTTCGCTGTTTGTCGTCCCTAAATACCGCCCCGATGGTACGGGTAATTTCATTGATAACGATGTTGTGTCAACGGGCGTTTACCATAAAATGGGGCAGAAAGGCGTTCCCGCCATGCACCTCACAATGGGGTCCAGCGATAACACGATTGGCTATATTGTTGGGGAGCCACACCAGGGCTTGCCCTATATGTTTCAGATGATGAACGAAGCCCGCATTGGTGTGGGCATGACGGCGGCCG contains:
- a CDS encoding DUF2911 domain-containing protein → MKNLVALLAFLFATVSLVQAQDKAPASPKVTVESPDKNIKVVYGQPSKKGRVIFGADASNSLEKYGKVWRTGANNATEVTFKSDVMFGGKMVKAGTYTLFTIPGEKEWSVILNSTLGQWGAYDYEKIKGTDVAMVKVPVSMNKTPLEKLTITPANSSISIAWDNMAISVPVMKHG
- a CDS encoding DUF4174 domain-containing protein — encoded protein: MGFALTMESVANQQKSLKAILTEKKDHRRVLLLYTRDDAQHYSIQQQEALNEEKAGLDERDLDVIVLLSSLLMEPDRQFLMHDFKLNPSDEFSAWLIGKDGGVKQTYKKPIDVKDLFRIIDSMPMRRQEKSKP
- a CDS encoding sialate O-acetylesterase; amino-acid sequence: MNRLIWHLLFFSLMAVQSTFADVRMPNVFGSHMVLQRRKPVPVWGWADAGEKVTVTLNKQIKTVKAGKDGKWRITLDAMEAGGPYQMLVQGKKNTLTFDDVLAGEVWICSGQSNMEWPLSAAANAKTEIPTANFPNIRQLLVKKDLSLTPKDNIDGSWSVCTPETAPQFTAVGYFFAKQLQKELNVPIGLINTSWGGTHSETWTSREAMNQNDELKLVAAKLPATDEEVLKSGAARTQALMKEQQGGLPTAAEEQAWGGANLDDTNWKSMNMPGDWEWSGLPTLDGVVWFRQEIMIPEGSNLQKMTLNIESIADSDSTFINGQMVGSIKGGRPRAYAVPDGLLKPGRNVIAIRVADNGGSGGIMGRPEQFKLAGDGLSIPLAGKWKYRVASVFESSYKPGPNTYATQLFNAMLNPLIPYAIEGAIWYQGESNAGRAYQYRKTFPLMIQDWRQHWGYDFPFLFVQLASFNASNGDSRHGSGWAELREAQTMTLQLPNTGMAVTSDIGERTDIHPKNKLDVGNRLAAEAMRVAYHQPGEEGSDVSRGPMLDKMTVEGNKAVLTFRNGGSGLLVKDKYGYLKGFEIAGADKKFYYAKAAIQGNSIVVQADSVTIPVAVRYGWADDNGDVNLYNKENFPAVPFRTDTWKGITEAAKFEEH
- the yidD gene encoding membrane protein insertion efficiency factor YidD is translated as MKSILIGLVKVYQAIVSPYFPNACRYTPTCSQYTVDAIRKHGALKGGWLGLKRIGRCHPWGGHGYDPVP
- a CDS encoding co-chaperone GroES; the protein is MLGITADNKLKRLIVVGDRVLIKPKDASDRTNSGLYLPPTVQEKEQVQSGYVIKVGPGYPIPSPSEDEPWKETTENVKYMPLQAQEGDIALYLQRSAIELQYEGEQYVIVQQASILMLEREEDL
- a CDS encoding acyl-CoA dehydrogenase, with the protein product MATTYFSKRNLQFLLHEVFKAEELTKYEYFSAHDRETFNLVLDSATYIADTIMHPYLKDVDKNQPELKNGQVTVHPKVKEYLKAMGEAGLIGAGFPFEHGGQQLPEMISSCVGFILMAANNGMMYTGLTSGAAHLITSFGSAQLSEFYVPKLLDGTWQGTMALTEPQAGSSLSDVTTSATPQPDGTYTIKGQKVFISAGDHDACENIIHLMLARIEGAPMGTKGISLFVVPKYRPDGTGNFIDNDVVSTGVYHKMGQKGVPAMHLTMGSSDNTIGYIVGEPHQGLPYMFQMMNEARIGVGMTAAAIATAAYYAALQYARERPQSRRLNEKNRLDSPQTAIINHPDVRRMLLFQKAVTEGALSVLIEAARLYDISEVAEGDEKENAFLMLDLLMPVAKSYPSEMGVQSVSQSLQTFGGYGFTEDFPVEQLYRDIRITPIYEGTTGIQAQDLLGRKMTMKGGKAPQLLFAEINKLIGEASTFDDLKPYADQLTAELKGIQDVMASLVPHVQKGDIERYLSDATLFLEMFGIVVVAWQWLKQAVVAKQALLTQNPQGDDLVFYEGKIHTMKFYFHYEVPKTLGLAVRLKDTEVLTIVSEKELAL
- a CDS encoding SDR family oxidoreductase yields the protein MAAKAVERILLTGASGNIGQETLRSLEQSPDRKQFSIVSGQRDPEKWINNSGIQPDESVYFDFENPSRFDEILKGISRVLLVRPPQLADVDTIFKPFVDAMQRAGIRQVVFLSLQGAENNPVTPHHKIEQLIVDANIPFTFLRPSFFMQNLSTTHRDEIRLRNEIFVPAGKGRTSFIDARDIGEVAALALTSQTSEFMFRSYELTGSEALTYAEIAQILTDILGRKITYRNPSILRFVWQKWKKEHLPLGFVLVMVALYTLSKLGKAATLTHETEQVLGRLPRTFKQFVEDYQTVWMP